A region from the Beduinella massiliensis genome encodes:
- a CDS encoding phosphoribosyltransferase family protein — MMKHHMTIAGVERDLPLCKVDDTLSIGAFVIFGDVELTVACARELLKLAPEYDYMITAESKGIPLVYEMARQSGQNKYLLARKSAKLYMRDVFSVEVRSITTDHVQRLYLDGEDAALIKGKRILIVDDVISTGESLHAVEELVRQAGGEVVGRMAILAEGDAQGRKDIRFLEPLPLFNPDGTVKA; from the coding sequence ATGATGAAGCATCATATGACCATCGCGGGGGTCGAGCGTGACCTGCCGCTGTGTAAGGTAGACGATACGCTTTCCATCGGCGCATTCGTCATCTTCGGCGACGTGGAGCTGACCGTGGCCTGCGCGAGGGAGCTGCTCAAACTCGCGCCTGAGTACGATTATATGATTACGGCGGAATCCAAGGGCATCCCGCTCGTCTACGAAATGGCGCGGCAGAGCGGACAGAACAAGTACCTTCTCGCCCGCAAGAGCGCCAAGCTCTACATGCGCGACGTATTTTCCGTAGAGGTGCGCTCCATTACGACGGATCACGTGCAGCGCCTCTATCTGGACGGCGAGGATGCCGCGCTCATTAAGGGCAAGCGCATCCTGATCGTGGACGACGTGATTTCGACCGGCGAGTCTCTCCACGCGGTGGAGGAGCTCGTGCGTCAGGCGGGCGGCGAGGTCGTGGGGCGCATGGCGATCCTCGCGGAAGGCGACGCGCAGGGCCGCAAGGACATCCGTTTCCTGGAGCCGCTGCCGCTCTTTAATCCGGACGGAACGGTCAAGGCGTAA
- a CDS encoding TetR family transcriptional regulator, translating into MARNKYPEVTVEKILEVAKRLFMEKGYEETTIQDIVEGLGGLTKGAIYHHFKSKEDIMDAVSDQMFFENNPFEAVRNRTDLNGLQKMRAVILLNQADGERVKMGKQALPILKNPAILARLIESGRRVLAPQWLKLIEEGNRDGSIHTEFAQELAEVIPLLSDLWLAPSVFPASAEAVQRKFAFIAQMLEKMGLPLIDDEIFDAAQRYFSEWGEDERLS; encoded by the coding sequence GTGGCACGCAACAAGTATCCGGAGGTGACCGTCGAAAAGATACTGGAGGTGGCAAAGCGTCTTTTCATGGAAAAAGGGTATGAGGAAACCACCATTCAGGATATCGTCGAAGGCCTCGGCGGGCTTACTAAGGGAGCAATCTATCATCACTTCAAGTCCAAGGAGGACATCATGGACGCTGTGAGCGATCAGATGTTCTTCGAGAACAACCCCTTTGAAGCTGTCCGGAATCGTACGGACTTAAACGGCCTGCAAAAGATGCGCGCCGTCATCCTGCTGAATCAGGCGGACGGTGAACGCGTCAAGATGGGCAAGCAGGCGCTCCCCATCCTGAAGAACCCGGCCATTCTGGCTCGGTTGATCGAATCCGGCAGGCGCGTACTCGCCCCCCAATGGCTCAAGCTGATTGAAGAGGGCAATCGCGACGGCTCCATTCATACGGAATTTGCCCAGGAGCTGGCAGAGGTGATCCCGCTGCTCTCGGACCTCTGGTTGGCGCCTTCGGTCTTTCCTGCTTCGGCGGAAGCGGTGCAGCGCAAGTTCGCGTTCATCGCTCAAATGCTCGAAAAGATGGGCCTTCCGTTGATCGATGACGAAATTTTTGACGCGGCGCAGCGATATTTCAGCGAGTGGGGAGAAGATGAACGGCTGTCTTGA
- a CDS encoding MFS transporter translates to MRHGLFTRNFTLLLLGQISSLVGNYTLKFALSMYILERTGSAAIFAGILSIAMVPTLLLSPLGGVLADRANRRNIMVTLDGLSGLAVLAAAALLTRERGLPVIGALLVALSILGAFESPTVLACVPQMQTGENLLRGNALVNQVNAIAGLTTPFLGSVFYTAFGIRSVMSAAALCFFLTALMECFIRLPHQGFTVKRRAVEVVREDIRAGVHFLLKEQPAILHLLLLAAGISFFVVGTAAVGFPFMVRNVLGLSASHYGLAESAMGAAAVLGGLSASLLANRIRTERLHVLLLALGLCYLPAGISFLLPGGPTVQYVWLVLSFCGGQVASSIFSIFALSAIQARTPPELTGKVMACVSALTLCAQPLGQGIYGVLFDAAGGAAHLVLLPTGVVLCAIACRASGFFHRLRP, encoded by the coding sequence ATGAGGCATGGGCTGTTTACCCGTAACTTCACGCTGCTGCTTCTCGGGCAGATCAGTTCCCTCGTCGGAAATTATACGCTGAAATTTGCGCTTTCCATGTACATCCTGGAACGCACGGGTTCCGCAGCGATCTTTGCCGGGATTTTGTCCATAGCCATGGTTCCGACCCTCCTGCTTTCCCCGTTGGGCGGCGTTCTGGCTGACCGTGCGAACCGCAGGAATATCATGGTCACGCTGGACGGCCTGTCCGGCCTTGCGGTGCTCGCCGCCGCGGCACTGCTTACGCGGGAGCGCGGCCTGCCGGTCATCGGCGCGCTTTTGGTAGCTCTGTCGATATTGGGTGCGTTTGAATCGCCTACGGTTCTCGCATGCGTGCCGCAGATGCAGACGGGCGAAAATCTATTGCGAGGAAATGCGCTCGTCAATCAGGTGAATGCGATCGCGGGTCTGACGACGCCTTTTCTGGGCAGCGTCTTCTATACTGCTTTCGGCATTCGCAGCGTGATGAGCGCGGCGGCGCTTTGCTTCTTCCTCACGGCGCTGATGGAGTGCTTCATCCGCCTCCCACATCAGGGGTTCACGGTGAAACGGCGTGCCGTGGAGGTTGTCCGAGAAGATATCCGCGCCGGCGTGCACTTTCTTCTAAAGGAACAACCTGCTATCCTGCATCTGCTGCTGTTGGCGGCGGGGATCAGCTTTTTCGTCGTGGGAACGGCAGCCGTGGGCTTTCCGTTCATGGTACGAAATGTGCTGGGGCTCTCCGCATCGCATTACGGTCTGGCGGAGAGCGCGATGGGGGCTGCCGCAGTGTTGGGCGGTCTGTCGGCGAGCTTGCTGGCAAATCGGATCAGGACGGAACGGCTGCATGTCCTGCTGCTGGCGTTGGGGCTTTGTTATCTGCCTGCGGGCATCTCGTTTTTGCTGCCCGGCGGACCGACCGTACAGTACGTCTGGCTCGTGCTTTCCTTCTGCGGCGGCCAGGTAGCGTCCAGCATCTTTTCGATCTTTGCGCTGTCGGCCATACAGGCACGGACACCGCCGGAGCTTACAGGCAAGGTGATGGCATGCGTTTCCGCGCTCACCCTGTGCGCACAGCCCCTCGGTCAGGGAATCTATGGCGTGCTGTTCGATGCCGCCGGGGGAGCTGCACATCTGGTGTTGCTGCCCACTGGCGTCGTGCTATGCGCGATTGCCTGCCGGGCATCCGGTTTTTTTCATCGGCTGCGGCCATGA
- a CDS encoding LysM peptidoglycan-binding domain-containing protein: MNEMTQYDVEPSSLSGVENGAGTMQDDELSHVAMDNSSTYAGCPSCTTPYTVQRGDSFYIIARKFGIDVRELINANPNIAPGRLLVGDVLCVPSGSGSSGPACPVGSTPYVVQSGQTLTDVLVTNNVSVRALRQTNEGVRLTALAAGDRLCIPQSGMRGSCEDGGQAYEIQNGDTLSSIATANGTTVEMLMRLNPNLLPTDFRAGQVICLPTRMRKIDDDLDDDE, encoded by the coding sequence ATGAATGAAATGACGCAGTACGATGTAGAGCCCTCCAGCCTCAGCGGTGTGGAAAACGGGGCCGGCACGATGCAGGACGACGAATTGAGCCACGTAGCGATGGACAATTCCTCGACCTACGCAGGCTGCCCCAGCTGCACGACGCCCTACACCGTTCAGCGCGGCGACAGCTTTTACATCATCGCGCGCAAATTCGGCATCGACGTGCGCGAGCTCATCAACGCGAACCCTAACATAGCCCCGGGCCGCCTGCTGGTCGGCGACGTTCTGTGCGTGCCCAGCGGCAGCGGTTCTTCCGGCCCTGCCTGCCCGGTCGGCAGCACGCCTTACGTGGTGCAGAGCGGCCAGACGCTGACGGACGTGCTGGTGACGAACAACGTCTCTGTGCGCGCCCTGCGCCAGACGAACGAAGGCGTACGCCTGACGGCGCTTGCCGCGGGCGACCGCCTGTGCATTCCGCAGAGCGGTATGCGCGGCAGCTGTGAGGACGGCGGCCAGGCGTATGAGATTCAGAACGGCGACACGCTTTCGAGCATCGCGACGGCCAACGGCACGACGGTGGAGATGCTGATGCGTCTCAACCCGAACCTGCTGCCCACCGACTTCCGGGCGGGCCAGGTGATCTGCCTGCCGACGCGCATGCGCAAGATCGACGACGATCTGGACGACGACGAATGA
- a CDS encoding zinc-ribbon domain-containing protein: MKSVKPGRGPSMMGAVTSAVFMLFGVVWVVATSQFSEGAGSLGFVFPLFGVLFVVIAAVQFFMNLHNATGKNRYSEFDITDGQEEPDPLAERFESASPGDTPSSTPSYCPFCGTELGKDYAYCPRCGKKLPT; encoded by the coding sequence ATGAAAAGCGTTAAGCCCGGTCGCGGACCCTCCATGATGGGCGCCGTCACCAGCGCCGTCTTCATGCTGTTCGGCGTCGTCTGGGTCGTAGCAACCAGTCAGTTTTCGGAAGGGGCAGGATCCTTAGGCTTCGTTTTTCCGCTCTTTGGCGTGCTGTTTGTCGTCATCGCCGCCGTACAGTTCTTTATGAACCTTCACAACGCTACGGGGAAAAACCGCTATTCGGAATTTGACATCACGGATGGGCAGGAAGAACCGGATCCTCTCGCTGAGCGCTTTGAAAGCGCCTCCCCGGGCGATACGCCTTCCTCCACCCCTTCCTATTGCCCCTTCTGTGGGACGGAGCTAGGAAAGGACTATGCCTATTGTCCGCGCTGTGGTAAAAAGCTGCCCACGTGA
- a CDS encoding PBP1A family penicillin-binding protein, producing MKKKKDKRKAPGAFDEPFDQADGLQEEPPVWEGDYAPEGEPEIPVYPPEDGGTDWNDPHAEENIDFAPDDSEADDFYAEETPTHMPPPSGGDVYDDGENASPITIFKPRTRRPNFILSVVVSTLRLLCILVVILSLAGAGALVGIAKAYVETAPTLDLAKIDEQAQTSFIYDAQGNLITDYKGTEDRIMVSIDEIPTQLQNAFVAVEDARFFTHNGVDVKRIVGAFISNMSSSSQQGGSTITQQLIKQTVLSDEQSYKRKLQEAYLAMQLETRYTKEQILESYLNTIFLGGSYYGVKVAANGYFGKELGELTLRECAMLAGLTRSPNYYNPRKNFYSRNIEDSQTAKITNDRTDYVLRMMYENQFITQEQYHEALDPSTAHVLETSPASTEIYDYAYYVEYAITDVVSTFLELNQLEDTSANRYAMENKLRTGGYSVYLCIDTEIQTIVEDTLANWDNYPRLRNPSDKVYRARNADGTYTEIPQPQAGVAVLDYRTGELKAIVGGRYRPTQRKTLNRASDINMPVGSSIKPISVYAPAIDLGASPASIVYNMPIPISGWKVNGKDSFPKNYGGGGYKGAETFREALRSSHNTAAAQALMTYVGVERSAEYLRQMGVADKNINEDGFGLALGSSGLTPIQMAVAFGTLANKGVYLEPLSFSKIVDSSGKVIVDAHAIQEKRQVFKPSTSMLVVDMLKGVVSSGTGTKAKISSQVVAGKTGTNSDARGVTFAGMTGWYSAALWVGHDNYKPLTSKATGGNDAAPLWQSFMEKIHKAKGLDSREIVDGSPEDYGLVKVTTCGVSGQLATDACRRDINGYKTVTDYWYKDSAPTQYCTMHSELPICTVSGRLATEYCPSSVVETKAIVVIPKGHPLYDYTDSYGSVIRQYLGDFATSKSSSAISTTVCDVHTSDWVYQNSSNTQSLRDEAYQLTIDAYNKVGAASEWLSGDARQSINTAIGAVEAVIYSDYIDSGTLQNAVDNLRWALSNAGL from the coding sequence GCCGAGCGGCGGAGACGTCTATGACGACGGCGAAAACGCCTCCCCGATCACCATTTTCAAGCCGCGCACGCGGCGGCCGAATTTTATTCTGAGCGTCGTGGTTTCAACCCTGCGCCTGCTTTGCATTCTGGTGGTCATCCTATCGCTCGCGGGCGCGGGCGCGCTGGTGGGCATCGCCAAGGCGTACGTAGAAACCGCGCCCACGCTGGATCTGGCGAAGATTGATGAGCAGGCGCAGACCTCCTTTATTTACGATGCGCAGGGCAATCTCATCACCGACTACAAGGGCACGGAAGACCGCATCATGGTCTCCATCGACGAGATCCCCACGCAGCTGCAAAACGCGTTCGTGGCGGTCGAGGACGCGCGTTTCTTTACCCATAACGGCGTAGACGTCAAGCGCATCGTCGGCGCGTTCATCTCGAACATGTCCTCCTCCAGCCAGCAGGGCGGCTCCACGATCACGCAGCAGCTCATCAAGCAGACGGTGCTTTCCGACGAACAGAGCTACAAGCGCAAGCTGCAGGAGGCCTATCTGGCCATGCAGCTTGAGACGCGCTACACCAAGGAGCAGATCCTTGAGTCCTATCTCAACACGATCTTCCTGGGCGGCAGCTATTACGGCGTAAAGGTCGCGGCAAACGGCTATTTTGGCAAGGAACTGGGCGAGCTGACGCTGCGTGAATGCGCGATGCTGGCGGGCCTCACCCGAAGCCCCAATTACTACAACCCGCGCAAGAACTTCTACTCGCGCAACATAGAGGACAGCCAGACGGCCAAGATCACGAACGACCGTACCGACTACGTGCTGCGCATGATGTACGAAAACCAGTTCATTACGCAGGAGCAATACCATGAGGCGCTCGATCCCTCCACCGCGCACGTGCTGGAGACCTCCCCCGCCTCCACAGAAATTTACGACTACGCCTACTACGTGGAATACGCGATAACGGACGTGGTTTCCACCTTTCTCGAATTGAATCAGCTTGAGGACACGTCGGCTAACCGCTATGCGATGGAGAACAAGCTGCGCACGGGCGGGTACAGCGTGTACCTTTGCATCGACACGGAAATTCAGACCATCGTGGAAGACACGCTGGCGAACTGGGACAATTACCCGCGCCTGCGCAACCCCTCCGACAAGGTCTACCGCGCGCGCAATGCCGACGGAACGTACACCGAGATTCCCCAGCCACAGGCCGGCGTCGCGGTGCTCGATTACCGCACCGGCGAGCTTAAGGCGATCGTCGGCGGCCGCTATCGCCCGACGCAGCGCAAGACGCTAAACCGCGCAAGCGACATCAACATGCCGGTCGGTTCCTCGATCAAGCCGATCTCCGTGTACGCGCCGGCCATCGACCTGGGCGCGTCCCCGGCGAGCATCGTGTACAACATGCCGATCCCGATCAGCGGATGGAAGGTAAACGGCAAGGATTCCTTCCCCAAGAACTACGGAGGCGGCGGATATAAGGGTGCGGAGACGTTCCGCGAAGCGCTGCGCAGCTCGCACAACACCGCAGCAGCACAGGCGCTGATGACCTACGTAGGCGTCGAGCGCTCGGCCGAATACCTGCGCCAGATGGGCGTCGCAGACAAGAACATCAATGAAGACGGCTTCGGCCTCGCGCTGGGCTCTTCAGGCCTCACGCCCATTCAGATGGCCGTTGCCTTCGGCACGCTGGCCAACAAGGGCGTCTATCTGGAGCCGCTTTCCTTCTCCAAGATCGTCGATTCCAGCGGCAAGGTCATCGTCGACGCCCACGCCATCCAGGAAAAGCGCCAGGTCTTCAAGCCCTCCACCTCCATGCTGGTAGTCGACATGCTCAAGGGCGTCGTATCCAGCGGCACGGGCACCAAGGCGAAGATTTCCTCGCAGGTGGTCGCTGGCAAGACGGGCACCAACTCCGACGCGCGCGGCGTCACGTTCGCGGGCATGACGGGCTGGTATTCCGCCGCGCTCTGGGTCGGCCACGACAACTATAAACCCCTCACCTCCAAGGCGACAGGCGGCAACGACGCGGCCCCGCTGTGGCAGTCCTTTATGGAGAAAATCCACAAGGCCAAGGGCCTCGATTCCCGCGAAATTGTGGACGGCTCCCCTGAGGATTATGGCCTCGTCAAGGTCACGACCTGCGGCGTCAGCGGGCAGCTCGCGACGGACGCCTGCCGCCGCGACATAAACGGCTATAAGACGGTCACCGACTACTGGTATAAGGACAGCGCCCCTACGCAGTACTGCACCATGCACTCGGAGCTGCCGATCTGCACCGTTTCCGGACGCCTTGCGACCGAATACTGCCCCTCGAGCGTCGTGGAAACGAAGGCGATCGTCGTCATCCCCAAGGGGCATCCGCTCTACGACTACACCGATTCCTACGGCAGTGTGATTCGTCAATACCTGGGCGACTTCGCGACTTCCAAGAGCAGCAGCGCGATCAGCACGACGGTCTGCGACGTGCACACTTCCGACTGGGTTTACCAGAACAGCTCGAACACGCAGTCTCTGCGCGACGAAGCCTATCAGCTCACCATCGACGCTTACAATAAGGTCGGCGCCGCGAGCGAGTGGCTCTCCGGCGACGCGCGCCAGAGCATCAATACGGCCATCGGTGCGGTCGAAGCGGTCATCTACAGCGACTACATCGATTCCGGTACGCTGCAAAACGCGGTGGATAATCTGCGCTGGGCGCTTTCCAACGCAGGGCTTTAA